One Gloeobacter morelensis MG652769 DNA window includes the following coding sequences:
- a CDS encoding DNA double-strand break repair nuclease NurA, with protein sequence METQDPGIPFSEQFSSLLEDDISEYVRDLQFLNSPQVNSLLDRARDRMLGDGIISSLVPATPADAMAAVDGGNSVLEIGSGNHCFVLAVRYSTQPGYDIALSMERLRFEDNEPGALMYGVRTAMELREIALGNRHRLLQIVDGSWVSVLQTLNRTLVHYGEASGHDRGLLKKHLGPALDLDGHFVEAVRHPCNIALSKGAVSEVYRREYLGEQIKISDKVFLLGVLKAGEYTKPKALKDSGAGQLNVHTDGLFACQRDIKEIYNGQLSSTGEHFLCSTYFKPHPWSPVKRIEFHRRLLASGEAGFRRMLSTVSKSMKIPTILEPLEQFVVDQIVKQHTARMPALYQTVGIASIQRYSNDLALQLVGQMRT encoded by the coding sequence ATGGAAACCCAAGATCCCGGCATTCCATTTTCCGAGCAGTTCTCCTCACTGCTGGAGGACGACATAAGCGAATACGTTCGAGATCTTCAATTTTTGAACAGCCCGCAGGTGAACAGCCTTCTCGACCGTGCCCGCGACAGGATGTTGGGCGATGGCATCATCTCCAGTCTGGTGCCCGCGACCCCCGCCGACGCGATGGCCGCCGTCGACGGCGGCAACAGTGTCCTCGAAATCGGCAGCGGGAACCACTGCTTCGTGTTGGCGGTGCGCTACTCGACTCAACCTGGCTATGACATCGCCTTGTCGATGGAGCGACTGCGCTTCGAAGACAACGAACCGGGGGCGCTGATGTACGGAGTCCGGACCGCAATGGAGCTGCGCGAAATCGCCTTGGGCAACAGACACCGACTCCTTCAGATAGTGGACGGGTCGTGGGTGTCGGTGTTGCAAACCCTGAACCGGACGTTGGTGCACTACGGCGAGGCTTCCGGCCACGACCGCGGGCTCCTGAAAAAACACCTCGGACCTGCCCTCGACCTGGACGGCCATTTTGTCGAAGCCGTCCGCCACCCGTGCAACATCGCCCTCTCCAAAGGGGCGGTCTCGGAGGTTTATCGGCGTGAATACCTGGGAGAACAAATCAAAATCTCCGACAAAGTGTTCCTATTGGGTGTCCTCAAAGCCGGCGAATACACCAAACCCAAGGCCCTCAAAGACAGCGGCGCCGGTCAACTCAATGTCCATACGGACGGGTTGTTCGCCTGTCAGAGGGACATAAAAGAGATATACAACGGACAATTGTCTAGCACCGGTGAACATTTCCTTTGTTCCACGTACTTCAAACCCCACCCCTGGTCACCAGTCAAACGCATCGAATTCCACCGCAGGCTGTTGGCCTCCGGTGAAGCTGGCTTCAGGCGGATGCTTTCGACCGTCTCCAAAAGCATGAAAATACCGACCATCCTCGAACCGCTGGAGCAGTTCGTGGTCGACCAGATCGTCAAGCAACACACTGCCCGCATGCCGGCGCTCTACCAAACAGTCGGAATTGCGAGCATCCAGAGATACTCGAACGACCTCGCCCTGCAGCTTGTTGGACAGATGCGTACTTGA
- a CDS encoding type II toxin-antitoxin system VapC family toxin, with amino-acid sequence MNAYRYLLDTNIVSNLIRFPGGSVAANIARIGEAGVCTSIIVASELRFGAAKKGSMRLSAQLETVLSGLDVLPFEFPGDQHYATLRAAIERTGTPIGSNDMFIAAHALYLGLILVTDNLREFARIPGLSVENWLAP; translated from the coding sequence ATGAACGCCTACCGCTATTTGCTGGACACCAACATCGTTTCCAATCTCATCCGGTTTCCGGGTGGCTCTGTGGCTGCAAATATCGCCCGTATTGGAGAAGCTGGGGTATGCACCAGTATCATCGTCGCCAGTGAACTGCGCTTCGGCGCGGCCAAGAAAGGCTCGATGCGTCTGTCCGCCCAGCTTGAAACCGTATTGTCGGGGCTTGACGTACTGCCCTTCGAGTTCCCCGGCGATCAGCACTACGCGACTCTGCGAGCGGCCATCGAAAGGACAGGCACACCGATTGGCTCCAACGACATGTTTATCGCCGCCCACGCGCTGTACCTTGGATTAATTCTAGTGACCGACAATCTACGCGAATTCGCCCGCATACCGGGGCTGAGCGTCGAGAACTGGCTTGCGCCCTGA
- a CDS encoding ATP-binding protein, giving the protein MSIGSTRKRQYHGTVRSDTLGNELLGRLGLVRFDVNGSTMSVLTQILSVDRRNPVHEDPRFGPVVACKGSIPHLSAIGDYEEAVAKPVAQQLNGQPAPLRANPPSGTPVVSLDDPALDGQDNSEGGQAVFNGFSSEKPQYLRYAGNLMNESVCLPFIFKSFDPKDKNGFGEARHAGFFAATGKGKTHAAKITLGLALSATPGMGAFIPDAKGDFVQPSERDMDLRAFLEANGRKVNLLNVEQLRLEDAEDFSELLQINKARKAMLIGNPEKFSDLLEMALLHFAGEHDKLKVTGDGAITLDKLLESFNDNILKVYAGSDRENQKKTEKARDVQRQRRRQLENIFEGVLARFTQGTRIDEMIDSVLQKSCIYFLHVPKFNDPVTLFLLEKIYRRFKDRAGYHYHTKGYSNAIVYVDEANRFVPQSPTEERKELARELIDGIKTTRQYGLGWWFADQRPASISKDIFTQLGTYFFGKGMSAAADKANVESIIGKEGLDIYENMSTARPFLVTGQMVGVGGEDNVPLAMSFFGSWPELSEPNNRDFDANFEAVTGERAGLAPGNGLARVEPRPPGRAPARNDEDIPF; this is encoded by the coding sequence ATGAGTATTGGCTCAACCAGAAAAAGGCAGTATCACGGAACCGTCCGGTCCGACACGCTGGGCAACGAACTGCTGGGCCGTCTCGGGCTGGTCCGCTTCGACGTCAATGGGTCCACCATGTCGGTGCTCACCCAAATCTTGTCGGTGGACCGGCGCAACCCCGTCCACGAAGATCCCCGCTTCGGTCCCGTTGTGGCATGCAAAGGAAGTATTCCGCACCTCTCTGCCATCGGCGACTACGAAGAAGCGGTCGCCAAACCCGTTGCCCAGCAGTTGAACGGTCAGCCCGCGCCGTTGCGGGCAAACCCCCCCAGCGGCACACCCGTCGTCAGCCTCGACGACCCCGCCCTCGATGGCCAAGACAATTCGGAAGGGGGACAGGCCGTCTTCAATGGTTTCTCCTCCGAAAAGCCGCAATACCTGCGCTACGCGGGCAACCTGATGAACGAGTCGGTGTGTTTGCCGTTCATTTTCAAGAGTTTCGACCCGAAAGACAAAAACGGCTTCGGGGAGGCCCGCCACGCCGGTTTTTTTGCCGCTACCGGCAAGGGCAAAACCCACGCGGCCAAGATCACGCTCGGTCTCGCCCTGAGCGCCACGCCCGGCATGGGGGCTTTCATCCCGGACGCCAAGGGCGACTTTGTCCAGCCCTCCGAACGCGACATGGATCTTCGAGCCTTTTTGGAGGCGAACGGTCGAAAGGTCAACTTGCTGAACGTCGAGCAGTTGCGCCTCGAAGACGCGGAGGACTTCAGCGAACTGCTGCAAATAAACAAGGCCCGCAAAGCGATGCTCATCGGCAATCCCGAGAAATTCAGCGACTTGCTGGAGATGGCCCTTTTGCACTTCGCCGGCGAGCACGACAAGCTGAAGGTTACCGGAGACGGCGCTATCACGCTCGACAAGCTGTTGGAAAGTTTCAACGACAACATCTTGAAGGTGTACGCCGGCAGCGATAGGGAGAACCAGAAAAAGACCGAGAAGGCCCGCGATGTCCAACGCCAGCGCCGCCGCCAGCTGGAAAATATATTCGAGGGGGTCCTCGCCCGGTTTACCCAGGGAACGCGGATAGACGAGATGATCGACAGCGTCCTGCAGAAAAGTTGCATATATTTTTTACACGTCCCCAAATTCAACGACCCCGTCACCCTGTTCCTTCTGGAGAAGATCTACCGCCGCTTTAAAGATCGGGCGGGCTACCACTACCACACCAAGGGCTATTCCAACGCCATCGTCTACGTCGACGAAGCGAACCGGTTCGTCCCTCAATCTCCGACCGAAGAGCGCAAGGAACTGGCCAGGGAATTGATAGACGGCATCAAGACCACCAGGCAGTACGGGCTCGGGTGGTGGTTCGCGGATCAGCGCCCGGCCTCTATCAGCAAAGACATTTTTACCCAACTCGGTACCTACTTTTTCGGCAAAGGGATGAGCGCCGCTGCCGACAAAGCGAATGTCGAATCCATCATCGGCAAGGAAGGTCTGGACATCTACGAGAACATGAGCACCGCACGCCCTTTTCTGGTGACCGGCCAGATGGTCGGTGTCGGGGGCGAAGATAACGTCCCCCTAGCCATGTCTTTTTTCGGGAGCTGGCCGGAGCTGAGCGAACCGAACAATCGGGATTTCGACGCCAATTTCGAGGCGGTAACGGGCGAACGGGCCGGCCTTGCGCCGGGCAACGGCCTCGCCCGGGTGGAGCCCCGGCCGCCGGGTCGGGCACCCGCTAGAAACGACGAAGATATACCGTTTTGA
- a CDS encoding antitoxin, whose protein sequence is MPTERHVRLFRNGRNQALRIPREFELPSEEAIIRKEGDRLIIEPLRRRSLLALLATLEPLEDEFPDIDDLPPLDDVNF, encoded by the coding sequence ATGCCCACAGAACGTCACGTTCGTCTTTTCAGAAATGGGCGCAATCAGGCTTTGCGCATTCCGCGCGAATTCGAACTGCCCAGCGAGGAAGCCATCATTCGCAAAGAAGGTGACCGGCTGATTATTGAGCCGCTCAGGCGTCGCTCTTTGCTGGCTCTGCTTGCAACCTTGGAGCCGCTCGAAGACGAGTTTCCTGACATCGACGATTTACCACCGCTTGACGATGTCAATTTTTAA
- a CDS encoding DNA methyltransferase, translated as MSKSHKVSPRRLRLLARVAEFFAPATRREDLSLSHHLEAMRGAPESAKDWLEVAAARGWSSEQLRLAILGQGDPTKYSWLRCGTFWYFSGCDPRFGVEYPGRIPGQIAANAIHYFTEPGDLVVDPMAGGGSTLDAARYLGRRCLGYDLAPARPDIGHNDALAGLPREAGGARLVFIDPPYGSIARGKYGKHPQCLSNLDERSFLDALVRVSGHCQNALTQGGHLVVVIQSVSNWTGNTVFRVEERMSAHGWQLKRRIQIPISHQHISSNVMRWARDNRQMVNTDRDLLVFRKPPCG; from the coding sequence ATGTCGAAAAGCCACAAAGTCTCTCCGAGGCGGCTGCGATTGCTTGCCAGGGTGGCGGAGTTCTTTGCGCCGGCTACCCGCCGCGAGGATCTCAGTCTTTCGCACCATCTCGAAGCGATGCGCGGGGCTCCCGAGTCGGCAAAAGACTGGTTGGAGGTCGCCGCGGCTAGGGGGTGGAGCAGCGAACAGCTGCGGCTTGCAATCCTTGGACAGGGCGATCCGACCAAATATTCTTGGTTGCGGTGCGGAACTTTTTGGTACTTCTCCGGTTGCGATCCGCGTTTCGGTGTCGAGTACCCCGGCAGGATCCCGGGCCAAATCGCCGCAAACGCCATCCACTATTTCACCGAACCGGGCGATCTGGTGGTCGATCCGATGGCAGGCGGTGGAAGTACGCTCGACGCCGCGAGGTATCTCGGCAGGCGCTGTCTAGGATACGATCTGGCCCCCGCCAGGCCAGACATTGGCCACAACGACGCGCTCGCGGGCCTGCCCCGGGAGGCGGGCGGGGCGCGGTTGGTATTTATCGATCCGCCATACGGTTCGATTGCCAGGGGGAAATACGGCAAACACCCGCAGTGCCTGTCCAATCTGGACGAACGGTCATTTCTCGACGCGCTCGTTCGCGTGTCCGGCCACTGCCAAAATGCCTTGACGCAGGGGGGGCACCTCGTCGTGGTGATCCAGAGCGTGTCGAATTGGACGGGCAACACCGTCTTCCGGGTCGAGGAGCGGATGTCCGCCCACGGATGGCAACTGAAGCGAAGGATACAAATTCCGATATCGCACCAGCACATTTCTTCCAACGTCATGCGGTGGGCCAGAGACAACAGGCAGATGGTGAACACGGACAGAGATTTGCTGGTCTTTCGCAAGCCCCCGTGCGGCTGA
- a CDS encoding IS1634 family transposase, with protein MSQPPPEIQVQNLDHLGIVAGIIDSIGLVEEVNQLLGTHPQEHVSCGQVLKGLILNGLGFVCAPLYLFEQFFVGKATEHLIGPGVQPEHFNDDRLGRVLDKLYEEGTTKVFVHLALKAARQFGIKTGSVHLDSTSFHVDGEYIPRGRLAPRAEDEPQPIVITHGYSRDHRPDLKQFLLSMITSGDGDVPLYLRVGNGNEADKAIFAQMIQDFRSQWDVDALFVVDSALYSAQNLSEVQAMHWLSRVPSTLTQVKHLLAALSDEQFAPAQPGYRVAEVGSTYAEIQQRWVVVASDERRKSDLAALDKKLNELDGKLGKELTALCKMAFACEADALEAAERFASGLKFHLLGAVRAVEQARHDQAGRPARGSKPAKTGVWLLSAQLVRNATAIEVEQHSAGKFVLATNVLDEQELSTAEVLSEYKAQQSVERGFRFLKDPLFFTSSVFLKSPERVEALAMVMGLCLLVYSLGQRQLRLALSAAQLTVKSQTKKPTATPTLRWIFQVFQAVHLLEVSGVKQVSNLSEERRRIVKCLGPTCGQYYLMG; from the coding sequence ATGAGCCAGCCTCCTCCTGAAATCCAGGTCCAGAACCTCGACCACCTCGGCATCGTGGCTGGAATCATCGACTCTATCGGCCTGGTCGAAGAGGTCAACCAGCTCCTGGGCACGCATCCGCAGGAGCATGTGAGCTGCGGACAGGTACTCAAGGGTCTCATCCTCAATGGACTCGGCTTCGTCTGTGCACCCCTGTACTTGTTCGAGCAATTCTTCGTTGGCAAGGCGACCGAGCACCTGATTGGACCAGGCGTGCAGCCGGAACACTTTAACGACGACCGGCTTGGCCGGGTGCTCGATAAGCTCTACGAGGAGGGTACCACCAAGGTCTTCGTCCATCTGGCACTCAAGGCCGCCAGGCAATTTGGCATCAAGACCGGCAGTGTGCATCTGGACTCGACATCGTTCCATGTGGACGGTGAGTACATCCCAAGGGGGCGATTGGCACCTCGGGCAGAAGACGAACCGCAGCCGATTGTCATCACCCACGGCTATAGCCGGGATCATCGCCCCGACCTCAAGCAATTCTTGTTGTCGATGATCACCAGTGGCGATGGGGACGTGCCCCTCTACCTGCGCGTGGGTAACGGCAACGAAGCGGACAAGGCTATCTTTGCGCAGATGATTCAGGATTTTCGCTCCCAGTGGGACGTGGATGCCCTGTTTGTCGTCGATTCAGCCCTTTACAGTGCCCAGAACTTGAGCGAGGTGCAAGCCATGCACTGGCTGAGCCGGGTACCCTCGACCCTTACGCAAGTGAAGCACCTGCTGGCGGCATTGAGCGATGAGCAGTTCGCGCCTGCCCAACCAGGCTACCGAGTCGCCGAGGTGGGTAGCACTTACGCCGAGATCCAACAGCGCTGGGTGGTAGTCGCAAGCGACGAGCGGCGCAAAAGCGACCTCGCGGCCCTGGACAAGAAACTCAATGAGCTCGATGGCAAGCTGGGCAAGGAACTGACGGCGCTGTGCAAGATGGCCTTTGCCTGTGAAGCGGATGCCCTGGAAGCGGCGGAGCGGTTCGCTTCTGGGTTGAAGTTCCATCTGCTCGGGGCAGTACGGGCCGTCGAGCAAGCCCGGCATGACCAAGCCGGGCGACCGGCGCGGGGCAGCAAACCTGCGAAGACGGGCGTGTGGCTGCTCTCGGCACAACTGGTGCGCAATGCGACAGCTATCGAGGTGGAGCAGCATAGTGCGGGCAAGTTCGTGCTGGCGACGAACGTGTTGGACGAGCAGGAGCTTTCGACGGCTGAGGTCCTGTCCGAGTACAAAGCCCAGCAGTCAGTGGAGCGAGGCTTCCGCTTTCTGAAAGACCCGCTGTTTTTCACCTCCAGCGTGTTTCTCAAATCGCCTGAACGCGTCGAGGCGTTGGCGATGGTGATGGGGTTGTGCCTGCTGGTCTACAGCCTCGGGCAGCGGCAGTTGCGTTTAGCACTCTCAGCAGCACAGCTGACGGTCAAAAGTCAGACCAAGAAGCCGACCGCGACGCCGACCTTGCGGTGGATCTTTCAGGTCTTTCAGGCGGTGCATCTGCTGGAAGTCTCAGGAGTGAAGCAGGTATCGAATTTGAGCGAGGAGCGTCGGCGCATCGTGAAGTGTCTGGGTCCGACCTGTGGGCAGTACTACTTGATGGGCTGA
- a CDS encoding pentapeptide repeat-containing protein, which produces MEDLGFELVGEGQPGLYRRRPEKAAEVMALFAKESACNRDQRLQEAKKKLLKAIPMYDLGPLPDPEVHEPEEVSDESLERQPLDLSNQDLSGAKLGGANLSGANLIKANLIKADLSGANLSGANLIKADLSDADLSGANLSGANLSEAKLGGANLIGANLIGANLRVANLSEANLSGANLIKADFCLANLSGAVLRIANLVEARLSGTTVERARFGSAERFSPNQVEDLLDRGAVFDDRGQQKSPSPY; this is translated from the coding sequence ATGGAAGATTTGGGGTTCGAGCTGGTGGGCGAAGGTCAGCCCGGCCTCTATCGACGCAGGCCTGAAAAAGCCGCCGAGGTGATGGCACTTTTTGCGAAGGAGTCGGCGTGCAACCGCGACCAGCGGTTGCAGGAGGCGAAAAAGAAATTGCTAAAAGCCATACCCATGTACGATCTTGGCCCTTTACCCGACCCTGAAGTGCATGAACCCGAGGAAGTTTCCGACGAGTCCCTTGAACGGCAGCCGCTGGATTTGAGCAATCAAGACTTGAGCGGGGCCAAACTCGGCGGGGCCAACCTCAGCGGGGCCAACCTCATCAAGGCCAACCTCATCAAGGCCGACCTCAGCGGGGCCAACCTCAGCGGGGCCAACCTCATCAAGGCCGACCTCAGCGATGCCGACCTCAGCGGGGCCAACCTCAGCGGGGCCAACCTCAGCGAGGCCAAACTCGGCGGGGCCAACCTCATCGGGGCCAACCTCATCGGGGCCAACCTCAGAGTTGCCAACCTCAGCGAGGCCAACCTCAGCGGGGCCAACCTCATCAAGGCCGACTTCTGCTTGGCAAACCTCAGCGGAGCCGTTCTCAGAATTGCCAACCTCGTCGAGGCCAGACTTAGCGGGACAACGGTAGAAAGGGCTAGGTTTGGTAGCGCAGAGCGCTTTTCCCCAAACCAAGTCGAGGATTTGCTCGACAGGGGAGCCGTCTTTGACGACAGAGGCCAGCAAAAATCTCCCTCTCCCTATTGA
- a CDS encoding patatin-like phospholipase family protein, giving the protein MCQWIRAFGIFEGGGAKGLAHIAALKQAEVLGIEFVGVAGASAGSIVAALAAAGYTADELFHPNRLGTLLDINFTDFFQPDWPRLKKLTRHLRESFGDQNAFRTWLSLHNLYLDHWELLNRLYDECGLFDTENFRDWFGGLLERSRLRNRDATFADAPIRLKIIATDHERREIVVFGREETPGVSIVDAVCASISIPFFFKPFVIEHPPGIHRKLVDGGVVSNCPAWVFDDRARDDVGLPTFGFRLLDPPSNRSVVPLLQLAGDLLLTGLTASQELQFRRVDNLYIDSVKCTSGTFDFDLDSGAKRRLYKEGLKVGYGALFRYLKAPAQLAEACRQLREELGNPNLHLRLALYLPVGRERMRAAYSHNMEEDPDYRLEVSMSRSGFAECWKASPRECFYLDYTAALPPFKRPGIRSGLLVPILDPDSRYKRLDVRARPLVGIAEFDSDAELTETFFRERIDKEALKAIETVADVLFEEN; this is encoded by the coding sequence GTGTGCCAGTGGATTAGGGCGTTCGGCATTTTTGAAGGGGGTGGCGCGAAAGGCTTGGCGCACATCGCTGCTCTCAAGCAAGCCGAAGTCCTAGGCATAGAATTTGTCGGTGTGGCCGGGGCGTCCGCCGGTTCCATTGTCGCCGCCCTCGCCGCCGCGGGTTACACGGCAGACGAACTGTTCCATCCAAACCGCCTCGGCACCCTGCTCGACATAAACTTTACGGACTTTTTTCAACCCGATTGGCCGAGGTTGAAGAAGTTGACAAGGCACCTCCGAGAAAGCTTCGGGGACCAAAACGCCTTTCGCACGTGGTTGTCCCTGCACAATTTGTACCTCGATCACTGGGAGTTGCTGAACCGGCTCTACGACGAGTGCGGGCTGTTCGACACCGAAAATTTTCGCGATTGGTTCGGGGGGCTTCTAGAGCGCAGCAGATTGAGGAATCGCGATGCTACCTTCGCCGACGCACCGATCCGCTTGAAAATCATCGCAACCGATCACGAACGGCGCGAGATCGTGGTTTTCGGCAGAGAGGAAACCCCCGGTGTCTCTATAGTTGATGCGGTGTGTGCTTCGATAAGCATCCCCTTTTTTTTCAAACCGTTCGTCATTGAACATCCGCCCGGCATACATAGGAAACTGGTCGACGGCGGCGTGGTTTCGAATTGCCCCGCATGGGTATTCGACGACCGGGCGAGAGACGACGTCGGGTTGCCGACTTTCGGTTTTCGATTGCTCGATCCGCCGTCCAACAGATCAGTTGTTCCGCTGCTTCAGCTTGCCGGGGACTTGCTTTTGACGGGCCTCACCGCAAGTCAGGAATTGCAGTTCCGCCGTGTGGACAATTTGTACATCGATTCCGTCAAATGCACCTCCGGAACCTTCGATTTCGATCTCGACTCCGGAGCGAAGCGCAGGCTTTATAAAGAAGGCCTCAAGGTGGGATACGGTGCGTTGTTCCGTTACCTAAAAGCTCCGGCGCAGCTCGCCGAAGCCTGCAGGCAACTGAGAGAGGAGTTGGGAAACCCGAATCTCCACCTGCGCCTTGCCCTTTACCTGCCCGTGGGCCGCGAGCGGATGCGCGCGGCCTACAGCCACAACATGGAAGAGGATCCCGACTACCGCCTAGAGGTGAGTATGTCCCGGAGCGGGTTTGCCGAGTGCTGGAAAGCCTCTCCCCGCGAATGTTTTTACCTCGACTACACGGCCGCTCTGCCGCCTTTCAAACGACCGGGGATTCGCTCGGGTCTGCTGGTGCCGATTTTGGATCCGGATTCCCGTTACAAACGGTTGGACGTTCGCGCCAGACCGCTTGTCGGCATCGCCGAGTTCGACAGTGACGCAGAGTTGACGGAGACTTTCTTTCGAGAGAGGATCGATAAAGAAGCTCTTAAGGCCATCGAGACCGTCGCAGACGTGTTGTTCGAAGAAAACTAG